The genomic interval GGGCCGCGACCTGCCAGATGACCTGCCGACCTTCATGCTCGGGGCGCTTCTCTACGCCGGTATAGCCCGCATCGGCACTCACTACGTTTTCCTCGCCATGCAGCAGTTGGTCGACTTGGGTGACATCTGCCACGTTGGCTGCCGTGACCACCACGCTGTGCACCAGACCCGACTCAGCGTCGGCACCAATGTGAGCTTTTGCGCCGAAGTAGTACTGGTTGCCCTTCTTCGTCGAGTGCATTTCCGGGTCGCGCTTGCCGTCCTTGTTCTTCGTCGAGCTCGGCGCATGGATCAGGGTGGCGTCGACAATGGTGCCCTGGCGCAGCGACAGTCCGCGCTCGCCCAGATAGCCGTTGATCACCTCCAGTATTCCCCCGGCCAGTTCGTGCTTCTCCAGCAGGCGACGGAAGTTGAGGAGGGTCGTTTCGTCCGGGATGCGCTCCAGGCTCAGGCCGGCGAACTGGCGCAGGAGAGTGGTTTCGTACAGCGCTTCCTCCATCGCCGGATCGCTGTAGCCGAACCAGTTCTGCATCAGGTGCACGCGCAGCATGGCTGCCAGCGGGTAGGCGGGCCGACCGCCTTCGCCCTTGGGATAGTAGGGCTCGATCAGGGCGATCAGCCCCTGCCACGGCACCACCTGGTCCATCTCGAGCAGGAAGCGCTCGCGGCGGGTCTGCTTGCGCTTGCCGGCATACTCGGCATCGGCGAAGGACAGTTGCTTCATCGGGAAAC from Azotobacter salinestris carries:
- a CDS encoding IS5 family transposase translates to MKQLSFADAEYAGKRKQTRRERFLLEMDQVVPWQGLIALIEPYYPKGEGGRPAYPLAAMLRVHLMQNWFGYSDPAMEEALYETTLLRQFAGLSLERIPDETTLLNFRRLLEKHELAGGILEVINGYLGERGLSLRQGTIVDATLIHAPSSTKNKDGKRDPEMHSTKKGNQYYFGAKAHIGADAESGLVHSVVVTAANVADVTQVDQLLHGEENVVSADAGYTGVEKRPEHEGRQVIWQVAARRSTYKKHGKRSALYKAIRKIEKAKAQVRAKVEHPFRVIKRQFGYTKVRFRGLAKNTSQLVTLFALSNLWMARRYLLANAGEVRL